From Pagrus major chromosome 18, Pma_NU_1.0, a single genomic window includes:
- the LOC141012991 gene encoding protocadherin beta-15-like, with amino-acid sequence MGSSRFALLCGLAFIFLVLHPVYGDVSYSIPEEMKRGSVIGNIAKDLGLDLGRLSARKARIDTEDNSVKYCGVNLNTGDLIVQERIDREGLCAKKASCVLKQELVLENPLELHRISIRVQDINDNSPQFKEESLKFEIRESAVKGARFLLDEAHDGDIGENAVQGYSLQQNDHFKLNVNTKAGGRKYGELVLDKELDREDKKEIMLLLTAFDGGSPQRSGTVVIYVTVLDANDNVPVFSQTVYKASLPENSPLDTLVISVSATDADEGMNGEVTYGFDHVSDETQVFSLNPKTGEVKVAGSIDYEKESSYEMQISAKDGLGLASYATIIIEISDVNDNAPVIHLKSLTNPIPENVSPGTEVGIINVQDRDSESNRQVRCSIQQGAPFKLVPSIKNYYSLVTTGQLDRELVSDYNITITATDEGSPPLSSSKTVQLSVADINDNPPVFEDQSYSAYVSENNKPGSTLCSVTARDPDWRQNGTVIYSLLPGEVNGAPVSSYLSVNGDTGVIHAVRSFDYEQFRSFKVQVMARDNGSPPLSSNVTVSVFISDVNDNSPQILYPAPEGNSFMTELVPKAAHGGSLVSKVIAVDADSGQNAWLSYHIVKSTDPGLFSIGVHSGEIRTQRDISESDSMKQNLIVAVKDNGQPSLSATCSMYLLISDNLAEVPELKDISYDEKNSKLTSYLIIALVSVSTFFLTFIIIILGVRFCRRRKPRLLFDGAVAIPSAYLPPNYADVDGTGTLRSAYNYDAYLTTGSRTSDFKFVTSYNDNTLPADQTLRKSPSDFADVFGDCDGSPEVGTHFISLNSCLTS; translated from the coding sequence ATGGGATCCAGCAGATTTGCGCTGCTCTGCGGCcttgcttttattttccttgtcCTCCATCCCGTCTATGGAGACGTGAGCTACTCTATCCCGGAGGAGATGAAACGTGGATCTGTGATTGGAAATATCGCTAAGGATCTGGGACTTGATTTGGGCCGACTGTCTGCTCGCAAGGCCCGTATCGATACTGAGGATAATAGTGTTAAGTACTGCGGTGTAAATCTCAACACTGGAGACTTGATCGTCCAAGAGAGGATTGACAGAGAAGGGCTTTGTGCGAAAAAGGCGTCATGTGTTCTGAAACAGGAGCTCGTACTGGAAAATCCTTTAGAGCTGCACCGTATTAGTATCCGTGTTCAAGATATCAACGATAATTCACCGCAGTTTAAAGAGGAGTCACTTAAATTTGAAATTCGGGAATCGGCCGTGAAGGGTGCACGTTTTCTTTTGGATGAGGCGCACGATGGAGACATTGGAGAAAATGCTGTTCAGGGCTACTCACTTCAGCAGAATGatcatttcaaattaaatgtcaaCACAAAAGCAGGAGGACGAAAATATGGTGAATTAGTCTTAGACAAAGAATTagacagagaggacaaaaaAGAGATTATGTTATTGCTTACCGCGTTTGATGGTGGCTCTCCTCAGAGATCAGGTACTGTAGTCATATACGTCACTGTGCTGGATGCTAATGATAATGTACCAGTGTTCAGCCAGACTGTATATAAAGCCAGTCTGCCTGAAAACTCTCCTCTGGACACGTTGGTGATATCAGTGAGTGCTACTGATGCAGACGAAGGAATGAATGGTGAAGTTACTTATGGATTTGATCATGTTTCAGATGAAACTcaagttttttctttaaacccTAAAACCGGAGAAGTTAAAGTGGCTGGGTCTATTGATTATGAGAAAGAATCTTCATACGAAATGCAGATCAGCGCTAAAGATGGTCTGGGGTTGGCGTCATATGCAACGATTATTATTGAGATTAGTGACGTAAATGACAACGCCCCAGTTATACACCTGAAATCACTGACTAACCCCATACCTGAGAATGTGTCACCTGGTACAGAGGTGGGCATTATTAACGTGCAggacagagactcagagagtAACAGACAGGTCCGCTGCTCCATTCAGCAAGGAGCCCCTTTTAAGTTGGTTCCTTCTATTAAAAACTATTATTCTCTGGTGACCACAGGACAACTGGACCGTGAACTAGTGTCTGATTACAACATTACAATCACTGCCACTGACGAGGGCTCtccacctctgtcctcctctaaaACGGTTCAGTTATCTGTAGCAGACATCAACGACAACCCACCTGTGTTTGAGGATCAGTCGTACAGCGCatatgtgagtgaaaataacaaacctgGCTCCACTTTATGTTCCGTTACTGCTCGAGACCCCGACTGGAGACAAAACGGTACAGTGATTTATTCTCTGTTACCCGGTGAGGTGAACGGTGCCCCGGTGTCCTCCTATCTGTCTGTTAACGGAGACACGGGGGTGATCCACGCTGTGAGGTCGTTTGATTATGAACAGTTCAGGAGTTTTAAAGTGCAGGTGATGGCCAGAGACAacggttctcctcctctcagcagcaACGTGACCGTCAGTGTGTTCATATCGGATGTGAATGACAACTCTCCTCAGATACTGTACCCCGCCCCGGAGGGCAACTCCTTCATGACCGAGCTGGTCCCCAAAGCTGCACACGGAGGCTCTCTGGTGTCCAAAGTGATAGCGGTGGACGCGGACTCCGGACAGAACGCTTGGCTGTCCTATCACATAGTGAAATCCACCGATCCGGGACTTTTCAGTATCGGTGTCCACAGCGGAGAGATCAGGACACAGCGGGACATTTCTGAATCTGACAGCATGAAACAGAACCTTATTGTGGCAGTGAAAGATAACGGgcagccctctctctctgccacctgttccatgtatttacttatttctgATAACTTGGCTGAGGTGCCAgaactgaaggacatttcttatGATGAGAAGAATTCCAAACTGACCTCTTATCTGATCATCGCGCTAGTGTCTGTGTCCACCTTTTTCctgaccttcatcatcatcatcctgggTGTGAGGTTTTGTCGCAGGAGAAAGCCCAGACTGTTGTTTGATGGAGCAGTCGCCATCCCCAGCGCTTATCTCCCTCCTAATTACGCAGATGTTGACGGCACAGGAACTTTACGCAGCGCTTACAATTATGACGCATACCTGACGACAGGATCTAGAACCAGTGACTTTAAGTTTGTGACATCTTACAATGACAACACACTGCCCGCTGACCAGACTCTGAGGAAAAGTCCATCAGACTTTGCTGATGTGTTTGGAGACTGTGATGGTTCTCCTGAGGTAGGAACACATTTCATATCACTGAACTCGTGTTTAACATCCTGA
- the LOC141012993 gene encoding protocadherin beta-15-like, producing MGYRRFALFCGLAFIFLILHPVYGDVSYSIPEEMKRGSVIGNIAKDLGLDLGRLSARKARIDTEDNSIKYCGVNLNTGDLIVQERIDREGLCAKKASCVLKQELVLENPLELHRISIRVQDINDNSPQFKEESLKFEIRESAVKGARFLLDEAHDGDIGENAVQGYSLQQNDHFKLNVNTKAGGRKYGELVLDKELDREDKKEIMLLLTAFDGGSPQRSGTVVIYVTVLDANDNVPVFSQTVYKASLPENSPLDTLVISVSATDADEGMNGEVTYGFDHVSDETQVFSLNPKTGEVKVAGSIDYEKESSYEMQISAKDGLGLASYATIIIEISDVNDNAPVIHLKSLTNPIPENVSPGTEVGIINVQDRDSESNRQVRCSIQQGAPFKLVPSIKNYYSLVTTGQLDRELVSDYNITITATDEGSPPLSSSKTVQLSVADINDNPPVFEEQSYSAYVSENNKPGSTLCSVTARDPDWRQNGTVIYSLLPGEVNGAPVSSCVSVNGDTGVIHAVRSFDYEQFRSFKVQVMARDNGSPPLSSNVTVSVFVSDVNDNSPQILYPAPEGNSFMTELVPKAAHGGSLVSKVIAVDADSGQNAWLSYHIVKSTDPGLFTIGVHSGEIRTQRDISESDSMKQNLIVAVNDNGQPSLSATCSMYLLISDNLAEVPELKDISYDEKNSKLTSYLIIALVSVSTFFLTFIIIILGVRFCRRRKPRLLFDGAVAIPSAYLPPNYADVDGTGTLRSAYNYDAYLTTGSRTSDFKFVTSYNDNTLPADQTLRKSPSDFADVFGDCDASPEVGTHFTSLNSCLTS from the coding sequence ATGGGATATAGAAGATTTGCGCTGTTCTGCGGCcttgcttttattttccttatCCTCCACCCCGTCTATGGAGACGTGAGCTACTCTATCCCGGAGGAGATGAAACGTGGATCTGTGATTGGAAATATCGCTAAGGATCTGGGACTTGATTTGGGCAGACTGTCTGCTCGCAAGGCGCGTATCGATACTGAGGATAACAGTATTAAGTACTGCGGTGTAAATCTCAACACCGGAGACTTGATCGTCCAAGAGAGGATTGACAGAGAAGGGCTTTGTGCGAAAAAGGCGTCATGTGTTCTGAAACAGGAGCTCGTACTGGAAAATCCTTTAGAGCTGCACCGTATTAGTATCCGTGTTCAAGATATCAACGATAATTCACCGCAGTTTAAAGAGGAGTCACTTAAATTTGAAATTCGGGAATCGGCCGTGAAGGGTGCACGTTTTCTTTTGGATGAGGCGCACGATGGAGACATTGGAGAAAATGCTGTTCAGGGCTACTCACTTCAGCAGAATGatcatttcaaattaaatgtcaaCACAAAAGCAGGAGGACGAAAATATGGTGAATTAGTCTTAGACAAAGAATTagacagagaggacaaaaaAGAGATTATGTTATTGCTTACCGCGTTTGATGGTGGCTCTCCTCAGAGATCAGGTACTGTAGTCATATACGTCACTGTGCTGGATGCTAATGATAATGTACCAGTGTTCAGCCAGACTGTATATAAAGCCAGTCTGCCTGAAAACTCTCCTCTGGACACGTTGGTGATATCAGTGAGTGCTACTGATGCAGACGAAGGAATGAATGGTGAAGTTACTTATGGATTTGATCATGTTTCAGATGAAACTcaagttttttctttaaacccTAAAACCGGAGAAGTTAAAGTGGCTGGGTCTATTGATTATGAGAAAGAATCTTCATATGAAATGCAGATCAGCGCTAAAGATGGTCTGGGGTTGGCGTCATATGCAACGATTATTATTGAGATTAGTGACGTAAATGACAACGCCCCAGTTATACACTTGAAATCACTGACTAACCCCATACCTGAGAATGTGTCACCTGGTACAGAGGTGGGCATCATTAACGTGCAggacagagactcagagagtAACAGACAGGTCCGCTGCTCCATTCAGCAAGGAGCCCCTTTTAAGTTGGTTCCTTCTATTAAAAACTATTATTCTCTGGTGACCACAGGACAACTGGACCGTGAACTAGTGTCTGATTACAACATTACAATCACTGCCACTGACGAGGGCTCtccacctctgtcctcctctaaaACGGTTCAGTTATCTGTAGCAGACATCAACGACAACCCACCTGTGTTTGAGGAACAGTCGTACAGCGCatatgtgagtgaaaataacaaacctgGCTCCACTTTATGTTCCGTTACTGCTCGAGACCCCGACTGGAGACAAAACGGTACAGTGATTTATTCTCTGTTACCCGGTGAGGTGAACGGtgccccggtgtcctcctgtgtgtctgttaacGGAGACACGGGGGTGATCCACGCTGTGAGGTCGTTTGATTATGAACAGTTCAGGAGTTTTAAAGTGCAGGTGATGGCCAGAGACAacggttctcctcctctcagcagcaACGTGACCGTCAGTGTGTTCGTATCGGATGTGAATGACAACTCTCCTCAGATACTGTACCCCGCCCCGGAGGGCAACTCCTTCATGACCGAGCTGGTCCCCAAAGCTGCACACGGAGGCTCTCTGGTGTCCAAAGTGATAGCGGTGGACGCGGACTCCGGACAGAACGCCTGGCTGTCCTATCATATAGTGAAATCCACTGATCCGGGACTTTTCACTATTGGTGTCCACAGCGGAGAGATCAGGACACAGCGGGACATTTCTGAATCTGACAGCATGAAACAGAACCTTATTGTGGCAGTGAATGATAACGgacagccctctctctctgccacctgttccatgtatttacttatttctgATAACTTGGCTGAGGTGCCAgaactgaaggacatttcttatGATGAGAAGAATTCCAAACTGACCTCTTATCTGATCATCGCGTTGGTGTCTGTATCCACCTTTTTCctgaccttcatcatcatcatcctgggTGTGAGGTTTTGTCGCAGGAGAAAGCCCAGACTGTTGTTTGATGGAGCAGTCGCCATCCCCAGCGCTTATCTCCCTCCTAATTACGCAGACGTTGACGGCACAGGAACTTTACGCAGCGCTTACAATTATGACGCATACCTGACAACAGGATCTAGAACCAGTGACTTTAAGTTTGTGACATCTTACAATGACAACACACTGCCTGCTGACCAGACTCTGAGGAAAAGTCCATCAGACTTTGCTGATGTGTTCGGAGATTGTGATGCTTCTCCTGAGGTAGGAACACATTTCACATCACTGAACTCGTGTTTAACATCCTGA
- the LOC141012994 gene encoding protocadherin beta-15-like, which translates to MGSSRFALLCGLAFIFLVLHPVYGDVSYSIPEEMKRGSVIGNIAKDLGLDLGRLSARKARIDTEDNSVKYCGVNLNTGDLIVQERIDREGLCAKKASCVLKQELVLENPLELHRISIRVQDINDNSPQFKEESLKFDINELADKGTRFPLGEAHDGDIGENAVQGYSLQQNDHFKLNVNTKAGGRKYGELVLDKELDREDKKEIMLLLTAFDGGSPQRSGTVVIHVTVLDANDNVPVFSQTVYKASLPENSPLDTSVITVSATDVDEGLNSEITYEFDHVSDENNNVFSLDSKSGEVRVAGAIDYEKVSSYEMQISAKDGLGLVSYASLLIEITDINDNAPVIHLKSLSSPIPENVSPGTEVGIINVQDRDSESNRQVRCSIQQGAPFKLVPSIKNYYSLVTTGQLDRELVSDYNITITATDEGSPPLSSSKTVQLSVADINDNPPVFEEQSYSAYVSENNKPGSTLCSVTARDPDWRQNGTVIYSLLPGEVNGAPVSSYVSVNGDTGVIHAVRSFDYEQFRSFKAQVMARDNGSPPLSSNVTVSVFISDVNDNSPQILYPAPEGNSFMTELVPKAAHGGSLVSKVIAVDADSGQNAWLSYSIVKSTDPGLFTIGVHSGEIRTQRDISESDSMKQNLIVAVKDNGQPSLSATCSMYLLISDNLAEVPELKDISYDEKNSKLTSYLIIALVSVSTFFLTFIIIILGVRFCRRRKPRLMFDGAVAIPSAYLPPNYADVDVTGTLRSAYNYDAYLTTGSRTSDFKFVTSYNDNTLPADQTLRKSPSDFADVFGDCDASPEVGDPDKS; encoded by the coding sequence ATGGGATCCAGCAGATTTGCGCTGCTCTGCGGCcttgcttttattttccttgtcCTCCACCCCGTCTATGGAGACGTGAGCTACTCTATCCCGGAGGAGATGAAACGTGGATCTGTGATTGGAAATATCGCTAAGGATCTGGGACTTGATTTGGGCAGACTGTCTGCTCGCAAGGCGCGTATCGATACTGAGGATAACAGTGTTAAGTACTGCGGTGTAAACCTCAACACCGGAGACTTGATCGTCCAAGAGAGGATTGACAGAGAAGGGCTTTGTGCGAAAAAGGCGTCATGTGTTCTGAAACAGGAACTCGTACTGGAAAATCCTTTAGAGCTGCACCGTATTAGTATCCGTGTTCAAGATATCAACGATAATTCACCGCAGTTTAAAGAGGAGTCACTTAAATTTGACATTAATGAACTGGCGGACAAGGGTACGCGTTTTCCACTTGGGGAGGCGCACGATGGAGACATCGGAGAAAACGCTGTTCAGGGCTACTCACTTCAGCAGAATGatcatttcaaattaaatgtcaaCACAAAAGCAGGAGGACGCAAATATGGTGAATTAGTCTTAGACAAAGAATTagacagagaggacaaaaaAGAGATTATGTTATTGCTTACCGCGTTCGATGGTGGCTCTCCTCAGAGATCTGGTACTGTAGTTATACACGTCACTGTGCTGGATGCTAATGATAATGTACCAGTGTTCAGCCAGACTGTTTATAAAGCCAGTCTGCCAGAAAACTCTCCTCTGGATACATCGGTGATAACAGTGAGTGCTACTGATGTTGACGAGGGTTTAAATAGCGAAATTACATATGAATTTGATCATGTTTCAGATGAAAATAACAACGTCTTTTCTTTGGACTCTAAATCTGGAGAAGTGAGAGTAGCTGGAGCTATTGATTATGAGAAAGTGTCATCCTATGAAATGCAGATAAGTGCAAAAGATGGTCTGGGATTAGTGTCATACGCATCTTTATTAATTGAGATTACTGACATAAATGACAACGCCCCAGTTATACACCTGAAATCACTGTCTAGCCCCATACCTGAGAACGTGTCACCTGGTACAGAGGTGGGCATCATTAACGTGCAggacagagactcagagagtAACAGACAGGTCCGCTGCTCCATTCAGCAAGGAGCCCCTTTTAAGTTGGTTCCTTCTATTAAAAACTATTATTCTCTGGTGACCACAGGACAACTGGACCGTGAACTAGTGTCTGATTACAACATTACAATCACTGCCACTGACGAGGGCTCtccacctctgtcctcctctaaaACTGTTCAGTTATCTGTAGCAGACATCAACGACAACCCACCTGTGTTTGAGGAACAGTCGTACAGCGCatatgtgagtgaaaataacaaacctgGCTCCACTTTATGTTCCGTTACTGCTCGAGACCCCGACTGGAGACAAAACGGTACAGTGATTTATTCTCTGTTACCCGGTGAGGTGAACGGTGCCCCGGTGTCCTCCTATGTGTCTGTTAACGGAGACACGGGGGTGATCCACGCTGTGAGGTCGTTTGATTATGAACAGTTCAGGAGTTTTAAAGCACAGGTGATGGCCAGAGACAacggttctcctcctctcagcagcaACGTGACCGTCAGTGTGTTCATATCGGATGTGAATGACAACTCTCCTCAGATACTGTACCCCGCCCCGGAGGGCAACTCCTTCATGACCGAGCTGGTCCCCAAAGCTGCACACGGAGGCTCTCTGGTGTCCAAAGTGATAGCGGTGGACGCGGACTCCGGACAGAACGCCTGGCTCTCCTATAGTATAGTGAAATCCACCGATCCGGGACTTTTCACTATTGGTGTCCACAGCGGAGAGATCAGGACACAGCGGGACATTTCTGAATCTGACAGCATGAAACAGAACCTTATTGTGGCAGTGAAAGATAACGgacagccctctctctctgccacctgttccatgtatttacttatttctgATAACTTGGCTGAGGTACCAGAATTGAAGGACATTTCTTATGATGAGAAGAATTCCAAACTGACCTCTTATCTGATTATCGCGCTGGTGTCTGTGTCCACCTTTTTCctgaccttcatcatcatcatcctgggTGTGAGGTTTTGTCGCAGGAGAAAGCCCAGATTGATGTTTGATGGAGCAGTCGCCATCCCCAGCGCCTATCTCCCTCCTAATTACGCAGATGTTGATGTCACCGGAACTTTACGCAGCGCTTATAACTATGACGCATACCTGACAACAGGATCTAGAACCAGTGACTTTAAGTTTGTGACATCTTACAATGACAACACACTGCCTGCTGACCAGACTCTGAGGAAAAGTCCATCAGACTTTGCTGATGTGTTTGGAGATTGTGATGCTTCTCCTGAGGTAGGAGATCCTGACAAATCCTag
- the LOC141012995 gene encoding protocadherin gamma-A11-like — protein MMALQISCFVFFLMWQAVNGDASYSFQEEMKRGSLIGNIAKDLNLDLSKLSARNARVDAAGNRKRYCDINLSTGELIVADRIDREGLCGERLSCVLKRDLVLENPLELHPFSLHIQDINDNSPQFNEESINLEIRESADGGARFVIEEAHDADVGQNSVQQYSLKKNDNFILAANGNTIELVLDKELDREKQQEINLLLTALDGGSPQRSGTVVIHVTVLDANDNAPVFSQAVYKASLPENSPVDTVVVTVSAADADEGVNGDVTYDFGHVSEDVKKVFTIDRKNGKITVNGAIDFETVATYDLRIKAKDGLGLSSYTKVTVDVTDVNDNIPVIYVKSLANPIPENVSPGTEVGIINVQDADSENNQLVRCSIQQGAPFKLVPSIKNYYSLVTTGQLDRELVSDYNITITATDEGSPPLSSSKTVQLSVADINDNPPVFEEQSYSAYVSENNKPGSTLCSVTARDPDWRQNGTVIYSLLPGEVNGAPVSSYLSVNGDTGVIHAVRSFDYEQFRSFKVQVMARDNGSPPLSSNVTVSVFISDVNDNSPQILYPAPEGNSFMTELVPKAAHGGSLVSKVIAVDADSGQNAWLSYHIVKSTDPGLFTIGVHSGEIRTQRDISESDSMKQNLIVAVKDNGQPSLSATCSMYLLISDNLAEVPELKDISYDEKNSKLTSYLIIALVSVSTFFLTFIIIILGVRFCRRRKPRLLFDGAVAIPSAYLPPNYADVDGTGTLRSAYNYDAYLTTGSRTSDFKFVTSYNDNTLPADQTLRKSPSDFAEVFGDLEESSEV, from the coding sequence ATGATGGCGCTCCAAAtaagctgctttgttttctttctcatgtGGCAAGCCGTGAACGGGGACGCGAGCTATTCCTTTCAAGAGGAAATGAAACGCGGATCTCTTATTGGGAATATAGCGAAGGATCTTAACCTGGACTTGAGTAAGCTGTCTGCCAGAAACGCCCGTGTTGATGCCGCAGGGAATCGCAAACGTTATTGTGACATCAACCTCAGTACCGGAGAATTAATTGTTGCCGACAGGATTGACCGAGAGGGGCTTTGTGGAGAAAGGCTGTCGTGTGTACTAAAACGCGATCTCGTACTGGAGAATCCTCTGGAACTGCACCCTTTTAGTCTTCACATTCAAGATATCAATGATAACTCGCCTCAATTTAATGAAGAATCGATCAATTTAGAAATTCGAGAGTCAGCAGATGGGGGAGCTCGTTTTGTGATAGAAGAGGCGCACGATGCGGATGTGGGACAGAATTCAGTTCAGCAGTACAGCCTTAAAAAGAATGATAATTTCATTTTGGCTGCTAATGGAAACACCATAGAGCTTGTTCTTGACAAAGAGCTTGATCGTGAAAAACAACAAGAGATCAATTTGCTCCTCACAGCTCTAGATGGTGGCTCTCCTCAGAGATCAGGTACTGTAGTCATACACGTCACTGTGCTGGATGCTAATGATAACGCCCCAGTGTTCAGCCAGGCCGTTTATAAAGCCAGTCTgcctgaaaactctcctgtagATACTGTAGTGGTCACAGTGAGCGCTGCTGATGCAGACGAGGGGGTAAATGGAGATGTGACTTATGACTTCGGACATGTTTCAGAGGATGTAAAGAAAGTTTTTACTATTGATcgtaaaaatggaaaaataacagTTAATGGTGCGATTGATTTTGAAACTGTTGCAACCTATGATTTGCGCATTAAAGCAAAGGATGGTTTAGGGTTATCATCATACACAAAGGTAACTGTTGATGTCACCGATGTCAATGACAACATACCTGTAATCTATGTTAAATCTCTGGCAAATCCCATACCTGAGAACGTGTCACCAGGTACAGAGGTGGGCATCATTAATGTGCAGGATGCAGATTCTGAGAATAACCAACTGGTCCGCTGCTCCATTCAGCAAGGAGCCCCTTTTAAGTTGGTTCCTTCTATTAAAAACTATTATTCTCTGGTGACCACAGGACAACTGGACCGCGAACTAGTGTCTGATTACAACATCACAATCACTGCCACTGACGAGGGCTCtccacctctgtcctcctctaaaACTGTTCAGTTATCTGTAGCAGACATCAACGACAACCCACCTGTGTTTGAGGAACAGTCGTACAGCGCatatgtgagtgaaaataacaaacctgGCTCCACTTTATGCTCCGTTACTGCTCGAGACCCCGACTGGAGACAAAACGGTACAGTGATTTATTCTCTGTTACCCGGTGAGGTGAACGGTGCCCCGGTTTCCTCCTATCTGTCTGTTAACGGAGACACGGGGGTGATCCACGCTGTGAGGTCGTTTGATTATGAACAGTTCAGGAGTTTTAAAGTGCAGGTGATGGCCAGAGACAacggttctcctcctctcagcagcaACGTGACCGTCAGTGTGTTCATATCGGATGTGAATGACAACTCTCCTCAGATACTGTACCCCGCCCCGGAGGGCAACTCCTTCATGACCGAGCTGGTCCCCAAAGCTGCACACGGAGGCTCTCTGGTGTCCAAAGTGATAGCGGTGGACGCGGACTCCGGACAGAACGCCTGGCTGTCCTATCATATAGTGAAATCCACCGATCCGGGACTTTTCACTATTGGTGTGCACAGCGGAGAGATCAGGACACAGCGGGACATTTCTGAATCTGACAGCATGAAACAGAACCTTATTGTGGCAGTGAAAGATAACGgacagccctctctctctgccacctgttccatgtatttacttatttctgATAACTTGGCTGAGGTGCCAgaactgaaggacatttcttatGATGAGAAGAATTCCAAACTGACCTCTTATCTGATCATCGCGCTGGTGTCTGTGTCCACCTTTTTCctgaccttcatcatcatcatcctgggTGTGAGGTTTTGTCGCAGGAGAAAGCCCAGACTGTTGTTTGATGGAGCAGTCGCCATCCCCAGCGCTTATCTCCCTCCTAATTACGCAGATGTTGACGGCACTGGAACTTTACGCAGCGCTTACAACTATGACGCATACCTGACAACAGGATCTAGAACCAGTGACTTTAAGTTCGTGACATCTTACAATGACAACACACTGCCTGCTGACCAGACTCTGAGAAAAAGTCCATCAGACTTTGCTGAAGTGTTTGGGGACTTGGAGGAGTCCTCAGAGGTATGA